The Panicum hallii strain FIL2 chromosome 9, PHallii_v3.1, whole genome shotgun sequence genome has a window encoding:
- the LOC112873993 gene encoding splicing factor U2af large subunit B isoform X2, whose product MSKKIHGESDSQRITSEGTAARTRPLSIQDIMLRREKKAASEAKKTKEELQENDKGTSNHLEQGRGYKSRKDSKDMSVEGSKKKTRDASREESKRENPRVPREDSKKEDTRYTPKVVSKKDNSKDRPKGGSKMDDLKDTPKFSEKDDLRDAPRKGSKKERPSTRDDYHSVGNDKDIGNSQKITKSMSSRADGSKDRNLGEIRARNGDATRSEYLKGSGKRGNDEIIVNDRIKDRSEKPRNETKRKGRSFDNEKSSEVDRPMLMKPDSARFQDSKHSDRNDGRNEYAKPYHGDPRLKRRRSRSRDHDRERFGRSISPPAREQRHNYRGHDFGNYPPYYSMDKSRRKYAEVDKQRSSGSGGYSGGSHQRYERRLGGYSPRKRKTAPQAEQATAKTPPPVIQSPEKKSATWDQPPVKANQFKFPTTLQSTVGQMAPSTPSTTVETILAGNSLAADSVQLTQATRPLRRLHIENLPDSATEDRLIDCLNDLLSTGVKYTQRSKPCLSCTINKEKRQAFAEFLTPEDATAALSFDGRSLNGSALRIRRPKEYVEMVNVAPKKPAEEIGLISDDVADSPHKIFIAGIAGVISSEMLMEIASAFGPLAAYRFLFNDELGGPCAFLEYADRSITPKACAGLNGMKLGGCVLTAVHAFPNPPVEAANETSPFYGIPDNAKSLLEEPTKVLQLKNVFDLEEYMQLPKSELEDTLEDVRIECARFGAVKSVNVVDYAAASDNATEDNIVLLEDRPVKIECTGFGDTGNIAKSGTECAAPNQSIDILNHSDAKETKDVDLIPESQDQKDKHVQLNAALCENEAPVADEHTDIDDTQNKADLPTSQHSETDEAAADENKHTKAAEATTTAMDDDAVERRHQEPRTLEICRPAEPGEEVEEPARDCEQQGAVDVTEDREEKVPAVETGDTVFVFEPGSVLVEFMRKEAACMAAHSLHGRRFGNRTVYTGYAPYDLYLKKYPRSF is encoded by the exons ATGAGTAAAAAAATACATGGCGAAAGTGACTCTCAGAGAATCACTAGTGAAGGGACAGCTGCCCGCACAAGACCTCTGAGCATTCAGGACATTATGTTGAGGCGTGAAAAAAAGGCTGCATCAGAAGCTAAGAAAACCAAGGAAGAGCTCCAAGAAAATGATAAGGGTACATCTAATCACTTGGAACAGGGAAGAGGATACAAAAGCAGAAAGGATTCCAAAGATATGTCTGTGGAAGGTTCAAAAAAGAAGACTAGAGATGCATCGAGAGAGGAATCCAAGAGAGAAAATCCAAGAGTACCAAGGGAAGACTCTAAAAAGGAAGACACGAGATATACACCAAAAGTGGTCTCCAAGAAGGATAACTCTAAAGATAGGCCCAAAGGGGGTTCCAAGATGGATGACCTGAAAGATACACCAAAGTTCTCAGAGAAGGATGACCTGAGAGATGCACCAAGGAAGGGCTCCAAGAAAGAGAGACCCTCCACAAGAGACGATTACCATTCAGTTGGCAATGATAAAGATATTGGTAATTCTCAGAAAATTACCAAAAGCATGAGTAGCCGAGCTGACGGAAGCAAAGATAGGAACCTTGGTGAGATCAGAGCAAGGAATGGTGATGCCACAAGATCTGAATATCTGAAAGGATCTGGGAAAAGAGGGAATGATGAAATAATTGTCAATGATAGAATCAAGGATAGGAGTGAGAAGCCTCGAAATGAAACAAAGAGAAAAGGTCGCAGCTTCGATAATGAGAAGAGTTCAGAGGTTGATCGACCAATGTTGATGAAACCGGACTCTGCACGGTTTCAAGATTCCAAACATTCTGATAGAAATGATGGAAGGAATGAGTATGCAAAACCATACCATGGAGATCCAAGGTTGAAAAGGAGAAGGTCTAGAAGCAGGGATCATGACCGCGAAAGATTTGGCAGGTCTATCTCACCACCAGCAAGGGAACAAAGGCATAATTACCGTGGACACGATTTTGGCAATTATCCTCCATACTACTCAATGGATAAATCAAGGAGGAAGTATGCTGAAGTTGACAAACAAAGATCATCTGGGAGTGGTGGATACAGTGGTGGGTCACACCAAAGATACGAACGTCGGCTTGGTGGATACTCACCAAGGAAAAGGAAAACAGCACCACAAGCTGAGCAGGCAACTGCCAAGACTCCTCCCCCGGTCATTCAATCCCCAGAAAAGAAATCAGCTACATGGGATCAGCCTCCTGTGAAAGCAAACCAATTTAAATTCCCTACCACTTTGCAGTCAACTGTTGGCCAGATGGCTCCATCTACTCCTTCAACTACAGTAGAGACAATATTGGCAGGGAATAGTTTGGCTGCAGATTCTGTCCAGCTTACACAAGCAACCCGCCCACTCAGGAGGTTGCACATTGAAAATTTGCCTGATTCAGCAACAGAGGATAGGTTAATTGACTGCTTGAATGACTTGTTGTCTACTGGTGTGAAATATACCCAGAGGTCTAAACCATGCCTCAGTTGTACG ATAAACAAGGAAAAACGTCAGGCATTTGCTGAATTTCTTACACCAGAGGATGCTACAGCAGCTCTTTCTTTTGATGGAAGGTCTCTAAACGGATCTGCTTTGAGAATTCGACGCCCAAAAGAATATGTTGAAATGGTG AATGTAGCTCCTAAGAAGCCTGCTGAAGAGATTGGGTTAATATCTGACGATGTTGCTGATTCACCACACAAG ATTTTCATAGCGGGGATTGCTGGAGTGATATCATCTGAGATG CTCATGGAGATTGCTAGTGCATTTGGCCCATTGGCTGCATACCGCTTTCTCTTTAACGACGAGCTTGGTGGGCCCTGTGCATTTCTTGAG TATGCAGATCGCTCCATTACACCCAAGGCTTGTGCTGGCCTCAATGGGATGAAGCTTGGTGGATGTGTACTGACTGCTGTCCATGCATTTCCTAATCCTCCTGTGGAG GCTGCCAATGAGACTTCCCCGTTTTATGGTATCCCTGACAACGCCAAATCGCTTCTTGAAGAACCCACTAAGGTCCTGCAGCTAAAAAATGTG TTTGACCTAGAAGAGTATATGCAACTTCCGAAATCTGAGCTGGAAGACACATTGGAAGATGTACGCATTGAATGTGCAAG GTTTGGAGCAGTCAAGTCAGTAAATGTAGTTGACTATGCTGCTGCTAGTGACAATGCCACAGAAGATAACATAGTTCTGCTGGAAGACAGGCCAGTCAAGATTGAGTGCACTGGATTTGGTGATACTGGAAACATTGCAAAGTCTGGAACAGAATGTGCTGCGCCGAATCAGAGCATAGATATTCTCAATCATTCTGATGCTAAAGAAACTAAAGATGTAGATCTTATTCCAGAGAGTCAGGATCAGAAGGATAAACACGTCCAGTTAAATGCAGCCCTTTGTGAGAATGAAGCACCTGTAGCAGATGAGCACACAGACATAGATGACACTCAGAATAAAGCTGATCTCCCCACATCGCAACATTCTGAAACTGATGAAGCAGCTGCGGATGAGAATAAACATACAAAAGCAGCGGAGGCCACCACAACCGCAATGGATGATGATGCAGTAGAAAGGAGACATCAAGAGCCAAGAACATTAGAGATCTGTAGACCTGCCGAGCCTGGAGAGGAAGTGGAGGAGCCTGCAAGGGACTGTGAACAACAAGGTGCTGTTGATGTGACTGAAGATCGTGAAGAAAAAGTACCTGCTGTTGAGACCGGGGACACTGTTTTCGTGTTTGAACCTGGTTCTGTGCTTGTGGAGTTCATGCGGAAGGAGGCTGCATGCATGGCCGCACATTCATTACATGGACGGCGTTTTGGCAACAGAACCGTTTATACTGGGTATGCTCCATATGATCTCTACTTGAAAAAGTACCCTAGGTCATTCTAG
- the LOC112873993 gene encoding splicing factor U2af large subunit B isoform X1 codes for MSKKIHGESDSQRITSEGTAARTRPLSIQDIMLRREKKAASEAKKTKEELQENDKGTSNHLEQGRGYKSRKDSKDMSVEGSKKKTRDASREESKRENPRVPREDSKKEDTRYTPKVVSKKDNSKDRPKGGSKMDDLKDTPKFSEKDDLRDAPRKGSKKERPSTRDDYHSVGNDKDIGNSQKITKSMSSRADGSKDRNLGEIRARNGDATRSEYLKGSGKRGNDEIIVNDRIKDRSEKPRNETKRKGRSFDNEKSSEVDRPMLMKPDSARFQDSKHSDRNDGRNEYAKPYHGDPRLKRRRSRSRDHDRERFGRSISPPAREQRHNYRGHDFGNYPPYYSMDKSRRKYAEVDKQRSSGSGGYSGGSHQRYERRLGGYSPRKRKTAPQAEQATAKTPPPVIQSPEKKSATWDQPPVKANQFKFPTTLQSTVGQMAPSTPSTTVETILAGNSLAADSVQLTQATRPLRRLHIENLPDSATEDRLIDCLNDLLSTGVKYTQRSKPCLSCTINKEKRQAFAEFLTPEDATAALSFDGRSLNGSALRIRRPKEYVEMVNVAPKKPAEEIGLISDDVADSPHKIFIAGIAGVISSEMLMEIASAFGPLAAYRFLFNDELGGPCAFLEYADRSITPKACAGLNGMKLGGCVLTAVHAFPNPPVELNCQAANETSPFYGIPDNAKSLLEEPTKVLQLKNVFDLEEYMQLPKSELEDTLEDVRIECARFGAVKSVNVVDYAAASDNATEDNIVLLEDRPVKIECTGFGDTGNIAKSGTECAAPNQSIDILNHSDAKETKDVDLIPESQDQKDKHVQLNAALCENEAPVADEHTDIDDTQNKADLPTSQHSETDEAAADENKHTKAAEATTTAMDDDAVERRHQEPRTLEICRPAEPGEEVEEPARDCEQQGAVDVTEDREEKVPAVETGDTVFVFEPGSVLVEFMRKEAACMAAHSLHGRRFGNRTVYTGYAPYDLYLKKYPRSF; via the exons ATGAGTAAAAAAATACATGGCGAAAGTGACTCTCAGAGAATCACTAGTGAAGGGACAGCTGCCCGCACAAGACCTCTGAGCATTCAGGACATTATGTTGAGGCGTGAAAAAAAGGCTGCATCAGAAGCTAAGAAAACCAAGGAAGAGCTCCAAGAAAATGATAAGGGTACATCTAATCACTTGGAACAGGGAAGAGGATACAAAAGCAGAAAGGATTCCAAAGATATGTCTGTGGAAGGTTCAAAAAAGAAGACTAGAGATGCATCGAGAGAGGAATCCAAGAGAGAAAATCCAAGAGTACCAAGGGAAGACTCTAAAAAGGAAGACACGAGATATACACCAAAAGTGGTCTCCAAGAAGGATAACTCTAAAGATAGGCCCAAAGGGGGTTCCAAGATGGATGACCTGAAAGATACACCAAAGTTCTCAGAGAAGGATGACCTGAGAGATGCACCAAGGAAGGGCTCCAAGAAAGAGAGACCCTCCACAAGAGACGATTACCATTCAGTTGGCAATGATAAAGATATTGGTAATTCTCAGAAAATTACCAAAAGCATGAGTAGCCGAGCTGACGGAAGCAAAGATAGGAACCTTGGTGAGATCAGAGCAAGGAATGGTGATGCCACAAGATCTGAATATCTGAAAGGATCTGGGAAAAGAGGGAATGATGAAATAATTGTCAATGATAGAATCAAGGATAGGAGTGAGAAGCCTCGAAATGAAACAAAGAGAAAAGGTCGCAGCTTCGATAATGAGAAGAGTTCAGAGGTTGATCGACCAATGTTGATGAAACCGGACTCTGCACGGTTTCAAGATTCCAAACATTCTGATAGAAATGATGGAAGGAATGAGTATGCAAAACCATACCATGGAGATCCAAGGTTGAAAAGGAGAAGGTCTAGAAGCAGGGATCATGACCGCGAAAGATTTGGCAGGTCTATCTCACCACCAGCAAGGGAACAAAGGCATAATTACCGTGGACACGATTTTGGCAATTATCCTCCATACTACTCAATGGATAAATCAAGGAGGAAGTATGCTGAAGTTGACAAACAAAGATCATCTGGGAGTGGTGGATACAGTGGTGGGTCACACCAAAGATACGAACGTCGGCTTGGTGGATACTCACCAAGGAAAAGGAAAACAGCACCACAAGCTGAGCAGGCAACTGCCAAGACTCCTCCCCCGGTCATTCAATCCCCAGAAAAGAAATCAGCTACATGGGATCAGCCTCCTGTGAAAGCAAACCAATTTAAATTCCCTACCACTTTGCAGTCAACTGTTGGCCAGATGGCTCCATCTACTCCTTCAACTACAGTAGAGACAATATTGGCAGGGAATAGTTTGGCTGCAGATTCTGTCCAGCTTACACAAGCAACCCGCCCACTCAGGAGGTTGCACATTGAAAATTTGCCTGATTCAGCAACAGAGGATAGGTTAATTGACTGCTTGAATGACTTGTTGTCTACTGGTGTGAAATATACCCAGAGGTCTAAACCATGCCTCAGTTGTACG ATAAACAAGGAAAAACGTCAGGCATTTGCTGAATTTCTTACACCAGAGGATGCTACAGCAGCTCTTTCTTTTGATGGAAGGTCTCTAAACGGATCTGCTTTGAGAATTCGACGCCCAAAAGAATATGTTGAAATGGTG AATGTAGCTCCTAAGAAGCCTGCTGAAGAGATTGGGTTAATATCTGACGATGTTGCTGATTCACCACACAAG ATTTTCATAGCGGGGATTGCTGGAGTGATATCATCTGAGATG CTCATGGAGATTGCTAGTGCATTTGGCCCATTGGCTGCATACCGCTTTCTCTTTAACGACGAGCTTGGTGGGCCCTGTGCATTTCTTGAG TATGCAGATCGCTCCATTACACCCAAGGCTTGTGCTGGCCTCAATGGGATGAAGCTTGGTGGATGTGTACTGACTGCTGTCCATGCATTTCCTAATCCTCCTGTGGAG TTGAATTGTCAGGCTGCCAATGAGACTTCCCCGTTTTATGGTATCCCTGACAACGCCAAATCGCTTCTTGAAGAACCCACTAAGGTCCTGCAGCTAAAAAATGTG TTTGACCTAGAAGAGTATATGCAACTTCCGAAATCTGAGCTGGAAGACACATTGGAAGATGTACGCATTGAATGTGCAAG GTTTGGAGCAGTCAAGTCAGTAAATGTAGTTGACTATGCTGCTGCTAGTGACAATGCCACAGAAGATAACATAGTTCTGCTGGAAGACAGGCCAGTCAAGATTGAGTGCACTGGATTTGGTGATACTGGAAACATTGCAAAGTCTGGAACAGAATGTGCTGCGCCGAATCAGAGCATAGATATTCTCAATCATTCTGATGCTAAAGAAACTAAAGATGTAGATCTTATTCCAGAGAGTCAGGATCAGAAGGATAAACACGTCCAGTTAAATGCAGCCCTTTGTGAGAATGAAGCACCTGTAGCAGATGAGCACACAGACATAGATGACACTCAGAATAAAGCTGATCTCCCCACATCGCAACATTCTGAAACTGATGAAGCAGCTGCGGATGAGAATAAACATACAAAAGCAGCGGAGGCCACCACAACCGCAATGGATGATGATGCAGTAGAAAGGAGACATCAAGAGCCAAGAACATTAGAGATCTGTAGACCTGCCGAGCCTGGAGAGGAAGTGGAGGAGCCTGCAAGGGACTGTGAACAACAAGGTGCTGTTGATGTGACTGAAGATCGTGAAGAAAAAGTACCTGCTGTTGAGACCGGGGACACTGTTTTCGTGTTTGAACCTGGTTCTGTGCTTGTGGAGTTCATGCGGAAGGAGGCTGCATGCATGGCCGCACATTCATTACATGGACGGCGTTTTGGCAACAGAACCGTTTATACTGGGTATGCTCCATATGATCTCTACTTGAAAAAGTACCCTAGGTCATTCTAG
- the LOC112876985 gene encoding protein NPGR2-like: MTKGTKERGRFSRFTRCMSMQCLCSGDQMNRMDRAVQLSEYVDIKDGLNRRYSSPNFVIEQHANNTGMEDAELSLQRVGSLNYEEARALLGRVEYQRGHIEEALRVFDGIKVSTVIPEMKISIARKVGQQKPRPYSSSPALPFHAVTVLMETIYLKALALNDLGRFEEAARECSTILDIVESAVPEGLPSNFGNDCNLNETICRAVELLPELWKLGGFSLETVSSYRRALVTNWNLDAKTIAKIQKELAIFLLYSGCEASPPKLRCQLDGLFVPQNNLEEAILLLLILLMKFNLRRIERDPTVMHHLAFALSVSGQLKPLARQFKALLPGILDNREWLYNVALCYLASDDDLTALDLLRRVLKSGEDSNSFKELLLASKICCESSARVGEGVLYARRALAIQHGCCDQMDVVAGRLLGISLSNQARYATTDIERSSQQHEALEVLGDAGKKAHNRDFGTIYSLSLENAVQRKLDTAARYAKKLLKLEAGSELKTWLLIARIMSAQKRFEDAERIVNAALDQAGKWSQGDLLQTKAKIQIAQGQFRKAIETYTQILALIQVRMKSFGAGISVLQGTKTDKSLEIKTWYDLALLYLRMSQWKDAELCISKIKAISTYSPFACHATGKLLEAKGLAKEALQAYSTALDLEPKHVPSLISTATVLRQLCEKPLPAMRCFLTDALRVDRTNHVAWFNLGLLYEDEGDTAAIEAAECFKAAAVLEETAPAEPFR; encoded by the exons ATGACGAAGGGTACGAAAGAGAGGGGGAGATTTAGCAGATTTACTCGCTGCATGTCAATGCAATGCCTGTGCTCTGGGGATCAGATGAACAGGATGGATCGTGCAGTCCAATTATCGGAATACGTAGACATCAAGGATGGCCTGAACAGGCGGTACtcgtctccaaattttgtgatTGAGCAGCATGCCAACAATACTGGTATGGAGGATGCTGAGTTGTCCCTCCAGCGAGTTGGCTCCCTTAATTATGAG GAAGCAAGGGCATTGCTTGGAAGGGTAGAATACCAAAGAGGGCATATTGAAGAAGCACTTCGAGTATTTGATGGGATAAAAGTATCTACAGTAATTCCTGAGATGAAAATATCTATCGCCAGAAAAGTGGGCCAGCAAAAGCCTCGCCCATATTCTAGCTCCCCAGCACTGCCATTCCATGCTGTTACTGTACTGATGGAGACTATATATCTCAAGGCTCTAGCACTTAATGATCTTGGAAGGTTTGAAG AAGCTGCACGCGAGTGCAGTACAATATTGGACATTGTGGAATCTGCAGTACCTGAAGGTTTGCCATCCAACTTTGGAAATGATTGCAACCTCAATGAAACAATATGCAGAGCAGTTGAGTTACTTCCTGAGCTTTGGAAATTAGGAGGTTTTTCTCTTGAAACAGTCTCTTCATATAGGAGGGCTCTGGTTACTAACTGGAACCTTGATGCAAAGACCATTGCTAAAATACAGAAGGAACTTGCTATTTTTCTGTTATACAGTGGTTGTGAAGCTAGCCCTCCCAAACTTCGATGTCAATTGGATGGTTTATTTGTACCTCAGAACAATCTGGAAGAAGCTATTCTTCTTTTATTGATTCTATTGATGAAGTTCAATCTTAGGAGGATTGAGAGGGATCCAACTGTGATGCATCACCTTGCTTTTGCACTCTCTGTGTCTGGGCAGTTGAAACCTCTAGCTCGTCAGTTTAAGGCACTATTGCCTGGTATTCTGGACAATAGAGAGTGGTTGTACAATGTTGCATTGTGCTACCTAGCATCAGATGATGATTTAACTGCACTGGATCTGCTTAGAAGGGTATTGAAGTCTGGAGAAGATTCAAATAGTTTCAAAGAACTTCTCCTGGCTTCAAAAATTTGTTGTGAGAGCAGTGCGCGTGTTGGAGAAGGTGTTTTATATGCTCGTAGAGCCCTTGCCATTCAGCATGGGTGCTGTGATCAAATGGATGTTGTGGCAGGCCGTTTGCTTGGCATATCCCTTTCAAATCAAGCTAGATATGCTACAACTGACATAGAGAGATCCTCTCAGCAGCATGAAGCGTTGGAGGTGCTTGGTGATGCTGGAAAGAAGGCGCATAACAGAGATTTCGGGACAATATACAGTCTCAGCCTTGAAAATGCTGTGCAGAGGAAATTAGATACTGCAGCTCGTTATGCAAAGAAGCTGTTGAAATTAGAGGCTGGGTCGGAATTGAAGACTTGGCTGCTTATAGCCCGAATAATGAGTGCCCAAAAACGATTTGAAGATGCTGAGAGAATCGTGAATGCTGCGTTAGATCAGGCTGGGAAGTGGTCTCAAGGAGATCTATTGCAAACTAAAGCCAAAATTCAGATTGCCCAGGGCCAATTTAGGAAAGCAATTGAGACGTATACGCAGATTCTTGCTTTGATCCAAGTTAGGATGAAGAGCTTTGGTGCTGGCATTTCTGTGTTGCAG GGTACTAAGACTGATAAAAGTCTGGAAATAAAGACATGGTATGATCTTGCCCTTTTGTACCTAAGAATGTCGCAGTGGAAAGATGCAGAACTTTGCATATCCAAGATAAAAGCTATCAGTACATATTCCCCCTTTGCTTGTCATGCTACAG GAAAGCTACTTGAAGCCAAAGGTTTGGCAAAGGAGGCTCTGCAAGCATATTCAACAGCGTTAGACCTTGAACCTAAACATGTACCAAGTTTGATATCAACAGCTACTGTTCTTCGACAGCTTTGTGAGAAACCCTTGCCTGCAATGAGATGCTTCCTAACCGATGCATTGCGAGTAGACAGAACAAACCATGTTGCCTGGTTCAACCTTGGCTTACTCTATGAAGATGAAGGTGACACCGCAGCCATTGAAGCTGCTGAATGTTTTAAAGCAGCTGCTGTTCTTGAAGAAACTGCCCCCGCAGAACCTTTCAGATGA
- the LOC112873674 gene encoding cyclin-dependent kinase inhibitor 5-like gives MGKYMRKGKVSGEVALMEVPGGALLGVRTRSRTLALQRAQRPLDKGDAEDAAGEYLELRSRRLEKPHKEQAPAPAPKRGAGKKAAAASPALADDEVEGSFGENMLDFDAMERSTRETTPCSLIRNSEMISTPGSTTKSKSSNSMTSRRRMEASVCRFIPSSLEMEEFFTAAEQHEQHTFREKYNFCPVNDCPLPGRYEWTRLDC, from the exons ATGGGGAAGTACATGCGCAAGGGCAAGGTGTCCGGGGAGGTCGCCCTTATGGAGGTCCCCGGCGGCGCGCTGCTCGGCGTCCGCACGCGCTCCCGCACGCTCGCGCTGCAGCGGGCGCAGAGGCCGCTCGACAAGGGGGACGCGGAGGACGCCGCCGGGGAGTACCTCGAGCTCCGGAGCAGGAGGCTCGAGAAGCCGCACAAGGAGcaggcgcccgcgcccgcgcccaaGAGGGGCGCCGGGAAaaaggccgccgccgcgtcgcccgcGCTGGCCGACGACGAGGTCGAGGGCTCCTTTGGGGAGAACATGCTCGACTTCGACGCCATGGAAAG GAGTACCAGAGAGACGACGCCTTGCAGTTTGATTAGGAACTCAGAGATGATAAGCACCCCAGGATCCACAACTAAAAGCAAATCCAGCAACTCGATGACTTCCCGTCGCAGAATGGAAGCCTCAGTCTGCCGTTTCATACCGAGTTCACTTGAGATGGAAGAGTTCTTCACAGCGGCTGAACAACATGAGCAGCATACCTTCAGGGAGAA GTATAACTTCTGTCCTGTGAACGACTGTCCTCTTCCTGGACGGTATGAATGGACGAGGCTAGATTGCTAG